In one Denitratisoma sp. genomic region, the following are encoded:
- the rfaP gene encoding lipopolysaccharide core heptose(I) kinase RfaP, giving the protein MSQPEALFLEEPFRTMWAGQDPFLAAAALQGTVLRELEGRRTLRTEVAGRGYYAKLHRGVGWGEIFKNLVTARLPVLGAEHEWRAINRLTELGVDTMKAVAFGRRGSNPAKLESFIVTEELAPTVSLEDFCRDWPSHPPAPALKRALIARVAEMTGKMHRGGVNHRDCYICHFLLHTEPAPSPERLRLSLIDLHRAQVREGAAPRRWRDKDLAALHFSTLEIGLTARDRLRFLRAYFERPLREILVEEADLLAHLGREGKRLMERYRRKFASRVSA; this is encoded by the coding sequence ATGAGCCAGCCAGAGGCGCTCTTCCTCGAAGAACCTTTCCGCACAATGTGGGCCGGGCAGGACCCCTTCCTCGCCGCCGCCGCCCTGCAGGGCACGGTGCTGCGCGAACTGGAAGGCCGGCGCACGCTGCGCACCGAGGTCGCCGGCCGCGGCTATTACGCCAAGCTGCACCGCGGCGTCGGCTGGGGCGAAATTTTCAAGAACCTCGTCACGGCGCGCCTGCCGGTGCTCGGCGCCGAGCACGAGTGGCGCGCCATCAATCGCCTGACCGAACTCGGCGTCGACACCATGAAGGCCGTCGCCTTCGGCCGGCGCGGGTCGAACCCGGCGAAGCTGGAATCCTTCATCGTCACGGAGGAGTTGGCGCCGACGGTGAGCCTGGAAGACTTCTGCCGCGACTGGCCGTCGCATCCGCCGGCGCCGGCGCTGAAGCGCGCGCTGATCGCCCGCGTGGCGGAGATGACGGGAAAGATGCACCGGGGCGGCGTGAATCACCGCGACTGCTACATCTGTCACTTCCTGCTGCACACCGAGCCGGCGCCGTCGCCCGAGCGGCTGCGCCTGTCGCTGATCGACCTGCACCGCGCCCAGGTGCGCGAGGGCGCGGCGCCGCGCCGCTGGCGCGACAAGGACCTCGCCGCGCTGCATTTCTCGACGCTGGAAATCGGACTCACCGCGCGCGACCGGCTGCGCTTCCTGCGCGCCTACTTCGAGCGGCCCCTGCGCGAGATACTGGTCGAGGAAGCCGATCTGCTCGCCCATCTCGGGCGCGAAGGCAAACGCCTGATGGAGCGCTACCGGCGCAAGTTCGCCTCCAGGGTGAGCGCATGA